Proteins co-encoded in one Bacillus infantis NRRL B-14911 genomic window:
- a CDS encoding sigma-54 interaction domain-containing protein — protein sequence MKNEQHHLTEIILEQILEHVDAGIHAIDHEGRTIIYNRKMAEIEGMDPESVIGRSLLEVFPFSRREDSTLLLALQNGKGTQPAKQTYFNSKGKEITAINHAIPILAAGKSLGAIEIAKDVSRIERLVKENLSRKNSDRYTFESIIGSSKAILEVVEAAKRAVRTTSPILIAGETGTGKELFAQSIHSGSLRSPGPFVAQNCAALPENLVESILFGTKKGAFTGAVDRPGLFEQAEGGTLLLDEINSMPAPLQAKLLRVLQEKKVRRIGDTKDREIDVRVVAAINEDPVDAIAEGRLRKDLYYRLSAVSLFIPPLRERKEDILLLSSFFIQKYNDWFGMEVPGLDEETEEQFLRYDWPGNIRELEHVIEGAMNMAEDDARITSEILPHHFRQKAETSHSFPGRNLGEPAGPQPSLSDYVASAEKAYINKVWREQDGNITRTAKILGMSRQNLQYRIKKHGLVHPGNHA from the coding sequence ATGAAGAATGAACAGCACCATTTAACAGAAATCATCCTTGAGCAGATCCTTGAACATGTGGATGCCGGAATCCATGCCATTGACCATGAAGGCAGGACCATCATCTATAACCGCAAGATGGCTGAAATAGAAGGAATGGATCCGGAATCAGTGATCGGACGAAGCCTTCTTGAGGTGTTCCCCTTCAGCCGCCGGGAAGACAGCACACTTTTGCTGGCGCTGCAGAACGGGAAAGGGACACAGCCCGCCAAACAGACTTATTTTAACAGCAAAGGAAAAGAGATAACCGCCATTAATCATGCCATTCCCATCCTGGCAGCCGGCAAGTCATTAGGAGCCATCGAAATCGCAAAGGATGTCAGCCGGATCGAGAGGCTGGTAAAAGAAAACCTATCCAGGAAAAATAGTGACCGCTATACATTTGAAAGCATCATAGGAAGCAGCAAAGCAATCCTTGAAGTCGTGGAAGCGGCAAAAAGGGCGGTCAGGACCACCTCTCCTATCCTGATTGCCGGAGAGACAGGAACAGGGAAGGAATTATTCGCCCAGAGTATACACAGCGGAAGTCTGCGCTCACCAGGTCCGTTTGTTGCCCAAAACTGCGCAGCCCTCCCGGAAAATCTGGTTGAAAGCATCCTTTTTGGCACAAAAAAAGGCGCCTTCACAGGAGCGGTGGATCGTCCGGGACTTTTTGAACAGGCAGAAGGAGGGACATTGCTTCTGGATGAAATCAATTCGATGCCCGCTCCCCTGCAGGCAAAGCTTCTGCGCGTACTGCAGGAGAAAAAAGTCAGAAGGATCGGGGACACGAAAGATCGGGAGATAGATGTAAGGGTTGTGGCCGCCATTAATGAAGACCCTGTCGATGCCATTGCAGAAGGGCGCCTCCGGAAGGATTTGTATTACAGGCTCAGCGCAGTCTCCCTCTTTATCCCCCCGCTTAGGGAGCGGAAAGAGGATATTCTGCTGCTTTCCTCCTTTTTCATCCAGAAATATAACGACTGGTTCGGCATGGAAGTCCCTGGGCTGGATGAAGAGACAGAAGAGCAGTTTCTCCGGTACGATTGGCCGGGTAATATCCGCGAGCTTGAGCATGTGATTGAAGGGGCCATGAACATGGCTGAGGATGATGCCAGGATAACATCGGAAATCCTGCCCCATCATTTCAGGCAAAAAGCCGAGACCTCTCATTCTTTCCCAGGAAGAAACTTGGGAGAACCGGCCGGGCCGCAGCCCAGTCTATCTGACTATGTGGCTTCTGCGGAAAAAGCTTATATAAACAAGGTGTGGCGCGAACAGGACGGCAATATCACCAGGACCGCAAAAATTCTTGGCATGAGCAGGCAGAACCTGCAATACCGGATTAAAAAACACGGCCTAGTCCATCCCGGAAATCATGCTTGA
- the yugI gene encoding S1 domain-containing post-transcriptional regulator GSP13 produces MSEKIEVGSVLTGKVTGIQPYGAFVALDENTQGLVHISEITHGYVKDVNEHLKVGDEVNVKVLSVDEAAGKIGLSIRATEEAPAEAADAKARKPRKPRQAAAIQYNDSDSSQGFNTLKDKLQEWIDQSQR; encoded by the coding sequence ATGTCAGAGAAAATCGAAGTAGGCAGCGTATTAACAGGAAAGGTTACTGGAATCCAGCCTTACGGCGCATTCGTTGCTCTTGATGAAAATACACAAGGTTTGGTTCACATTTCTGAAATTACTCACGGGTATGTAAAGGATGTTAACGAGCACCTGAAGGTTGGAGATGAAGTAAACGTAAAGGTTCTTTCAGTGGATGAAGCTGCAGGAAAGATCGGTTTATCTATCCGTGCAACTGAAGAAGCACCAGCTGAAGCTGCTGATGCAAAAGCAAGAAAGCCTCGCAAACCACGCCAGGCTGCAGCGATTCAGTACAATGATTCTGATTCTTCCCAGGGTTTCAACACGCTCAAGGATAAGCTTCAAGAGTGGATTGACCAGTCACAGCGCTAA
- a CDS encoding helix-turn-helix domain-containing protein — translation MSAIGLAIKQNRERLNLTQQELAVKLRIGTSTIEKYENGCQQPDTQTILKISTILDVPASELLEHGFTACQTGLDPELEQLLLETGIHDAKMILKNAKKMGKENFLRMMDAIQAAR, via the coding sequence ATGTCCGCAATCGGTCTTGCTATTAAGCAGAATAGAGAAAGGTTGAATCTGACTCAGCAGGAATTGGCTGTAAAGCTTAGAATAGGCACAAGCACTATCGAAAAATACGAAAACGGCTGCCAGCAGCCTGACACCCAGACCATCTTAAAAATCTCAACGATCCTGGACGTGCCGGCATCCGAGCTGTTGGAGCATGGTTTCACAGCTTGCCAGACAGGACTGGATCCTGAACTGGAGCAGCTCCTTTTAGAAACAGGCATACACGATGCAAAAATGATTTTAAAAAATGCGAAGAAAATGGGAAAAGAAAATTTTTTAAGGATGATGGATGCGATCCAGGCAGCGAGATAA